The Azotosporobacter soli genome segment CAGACCGTCGACAAAATGCACTTTACGCAAAGCGTAAGGTGCATTTTTCAATTTCAGTTATCCAATTTTCACTGCAAAAACGCAGTTTTTCGAAAAAACGTTGAAAAACAGGCGGTAATATACCCCTGCGTTTCTTCCAGGTCGCCAGTTTTTTCAGATTCATGCATGCAAAAGTAAGCGTCACCTGCATTTTCACTTTCTGCAGGCCACGCAGTTGCGTATAGCGCATTGCATGCTTTTCTTTTGCATCTGCAAAGACACGCTCAATTGTTTGCGAGCGCAATTTGTAAATATCGCGATATATCGGCATGTGCCGATACTCATCAGCAAGTTCCAGATAGGATTCCCATACATGCCTTTGGACTTGCTTTTGATGCGCTTTGCTCTGCGTGCATTGCTCTAAATGCGGACACACTTTGCATTGTTTTGCATCGCTTTTATATTCTTGATATCCTTCACGATTCGTCGTACTGTAGCCAAGCGCCTGGTTGCCAGGGCAAATCATGCATTCATAATATTCATCATATACGTATTCATATTTCTTGAAGAACCCTTCTTTTGTCATAGGACGCTTGTAGGGAACGACAGGAATTCGGCCACTGTCGATAATTTGTTTCATAATCCAGGGCGTTTTGTAGCCCGCATCGACGGCAACGGTTTCGGTTTCAGGGAAATAACTGACGACTCGTTCATACAGTTCATCAAACAATCGACTGTCATTAACATTGCCCGCTGCGACTTCGTATCCTAATATGAAGTTATGCCGGTCACAAGCCGTGTTGGTTACGTAGGCAAAGCATTTTTCATGCTCGCCTTTATGAAACAAGCCGCTTTCCGGATCCGTCGTACTTTGCGTGATGGTTTTACCTTGCGGCGGATTTTCATCGTCGTCTTTATCTTTTAACCGTTTCTTGCCATGGTTTTCGCGATCGGCTTGAATTTCCGCATTCAGTTCATCTTGATATTGCTTGGCCGGAATCGGCACAAACACTTTTGCGCTTTTCTTTTTGTTGGCTCGTGCTTTGATATGGGTTCCGTCAATGAATACGGAACTTGCATCAATGAAACCGCAGTTTACTGCTTCGTACAGGATGCGCATAAAGATCCGCTCAAACACATCGCTTCCTTGAAAACGCCGGGTATAATTCTTGCCGAAGGTTGAAAAGTGCGGGACTTTTTCGGTAAGGCCGTATCCGATAAACCAGCGGTAAGCCATATTTACTTCAATTTCTTTCATGGTTTGACGCATGCTACGAATGCCGAACAGGTATTGAATCAGTACGATCTTAAACAGACTCACCGGATCAATTCCTGGTTTGCCTCGTTCGGAGTCGCTATATAAACCGTCGACTTCGTCGTAGATGAAGCGAAAATCGATGGCTCGTTCAATGTCTCGTAATATATGATCTTTCGGTACTAAATCTTCTAAGCAGAAGAATTCAATTTGGCTTTGTTGACTTCGATCTTTTTTCTCGTACATAAAATCACTCCCGCTAATGATTTTATCATATCATTAGCGGGAGTGGAGTTTTGTCTACAGTCTGAAAACAGGGATTGTCTTTTTATATAAGACAATCCCTGTTTTACTTTTAACCAATTTTATAAGGGAACGCCAAACGAGCTACGAAGGCGCACCTTATCCAAAATCACAGCCATCGGCTGCGACATTCCCTGTAGTACCAATTCCCCGCCCTGCTTTTGCAAGCGCCGCTGCGTCATGACCAGCACGCCGAGTCCGACGGCGTCGACCGCATCGACTCGGCTGCCGTCGGCGATAATTTTTTTCACGCCCGGCGCGACCAATTGCAAAAACGCATTGCGCGCCTGCGTCGCGTTTCTGCCGCTAAAATCAGGCGGCAACATAATATGCTCATTCATTTTCATTTCCCCCTCTTCAAGCCACAGCTTGATTATTTTTCTCACGTAGCGTCGCCTCTATCGTATTACGAACCGTCTCCGGTGCGTCTGGCAGATGAAACCCTGCCACGGCCTGGCCAAGCTGTTCCGCCAATTCGCGATTTTCTTCCGTGCCAGCTGCCAAGACCGCAACGCTGCTCCGGTTCGTCTGCAATAACTCCGCCAAATCATCCGCGCGGTTTACGCTGTTGTCGATCACATTGGCCAGCGAATCAATCAATTCAACGATTGCATCCGATTGCGCCACCTCTTCCGTCGTCACACTGACGATGTCTTCAATATCTTCGACCGTATTCGCCACCGCCTGTAAAATATTCGACAACGCATCGCCAGCCTGCGTAACAATCGTCGTTCCTTGTACCACCTCGCCGCCGTATTCACGCATCATATCGGCAACCGCCTTGCTGCTGTCCGTCATTTGCCTGATCAAGGCCGCAACCTGAGCCGCGCTGCCGCTCGACAGTTCCGCCAGCTTGCCAATTTCAAGCGCGACCACGTTAAAACCACGTCCCGCTTCACCAGATCTGGCCGCTTCAATCGCCGCATTCAAACTGAGTAATTTTGTCTGCGATGAAATCGCCGTCATCGTTCGATTAATATCACTGATCCGTTTCGAGCACTCTTGTAAATTATCGACGAGTGTACGAGCGCCGTCGGTATGGCGATGCAGCTGTTCCATCCGGTTTACCGCCAGCGAAACGCGGTTTTGTCCCTCCATCGCCACTTCCCTTGTTTCCTTCGCGCGCTTGCCCGCATCTTGCGCCCGTTCCTTGGCCACGCTGACCAGTGCCGACAATTCCAAGAGCGAACGCGCCACTTCGACCAACGTCTCCCGTCCCAACGCCGCATCGCCGCGTAACGCCTGCCCCGTTTCCGCGATGTTTGCCGATACCGTAGAGAGTTCCCCCACCGTTCCCTCAACCAGCTTGGCCGAATCCTGCACTTGACAGGCCGACTCAGCCAAATGTTGCACCAGGCCGCGCAAATTTTCCGTCATCACATTCACACCGTTAAGCAGTCGTCCCAATTCATCCTGCGTAGCAACGATCGCCAGCGAACCGCTCAGATCACCTTTTGCAACCCGTTCTACCGCTGTGGCCGTGCTACTAATCTGTTTCAGCAAACTGCGCAACAGCTTGACCGCCAAAACAGAACCTACTAGAATGCCCGCAGTCAAAAGCGCCAAAAACAGTTTCGCCCAATGGGCATGGCTGGCCTGCGCCGCTTCATATTCCGCCTTGGCCAATACTAATTCCAAATCGATCAGTTCCGACATTTGTACGGCAACCGGCTCAATGCTCGAATACAGTACTTCAATCATAAATCGGCCCAGTTGTTCCTTGTCTTCCTTCAGCAAAATCGTTTGCAGATTTTGGATTTCCATACTGGCGATATTCATCTGCAGTTCGGCTCGAATCGCCGCTTGTTCTTCTTCGCCTGTACGCGGTTGTGCACGGTACGCTTGCCAGGCCGTCTGCAATTGATTTTGCGCTTCCGTTACCCGCTGCCTGGCAACCGGCCAGCTTAAATTGCCGTTGCGCAGCTTATGACTGCTATCTACAATATTCACCGTATACAAATCCGATACCACTTTCAGTTGTCGCAGCGCAACAAGACGTTGGTTGTACATATCCACCAAGCGATCATTGGCTGTCTGCATCGCAACCAATCCAGCCAAACTGCCCGCCACCGCCAAAAAGGCCCACACGCCCAGCATCAGAATCAATTTTTCGCGCAGTCCCACTTTTCGCACAGTACCTCCGCTCCCCAAACGCTGTTTTAGCGTGAGCACTCGGTCGTGCCAGTCTTGCACCAATTCAACGAAACCGCGGACCATTTTTTCCTTCATACTACCACCTATCATCTTGCAGCGTTGTGTCATCGCCTTCACTATACCATCCGCCAACATCGATTTGATTATCGGTTTGTTATCGTTTCGTAAACTTAGCAGTGGACGGTTATGGCTTATAATCCTTGCAAAATATTCCCTCTCTTCCTACTGAATTTCTTCTCATTCCTGTTTTTCATCGGATAAACGAAAACAGCCGGTAAAATGAAGTCCATTCATTCTTCCCGCCTGTTTTGATTTACTTGATCATACCCCTGGCCTCAGCGAATGCTGTCCACTATTTTTCGGATAATCGGCCGCCAGTACGGCGTATCGCTGTCCGCACAGGCAAAGGCCATCATCTTGATGCCGCTTGGGCTTTTCACATAGACCAGATCGAGATTCATCACCCAGCCTTCCACCGTCATCTTGACAGCCCCGGTAGCG includes the following:
- a CDS encoding IS1182 family transposase, coding for MYEKKDRSQQSQIEFFCLEDLVPKDHILRDIERAIDFRFIYDEVDGLYSDSERGKPGIDPVSLFKIVLIQYLFGIRSMRQTMKEIEVNMAYRWFIGYGLTEKVPHFSTFGKNYTRRFQGSDVFERIFMRILYEAVNCGFIDASSVFIDGTHIKARANKKKSAKVFVPIPAKQYQDELNAEIQADRENHGKKRLKDKDDDENPPQGKTITQSTTDPESGLFHKGEHEKCFAYVTNTACDRHNFILGYEVAAGNVNDSRLFDELYERVVSYFPETETVAVDAGYKTPWIMKQIIDSGRIPVVPYKRPMTKEGFFKKYEYVYDEYYECMICPGNQALGYSTTNREGYQEYKSDAKQCKVCPHLEQCTQSKAHQKQVQRHVWESYLELADEYRHMPIYRDIYKLRSQTIERVFADAKEKHAMRYTQLRGLQKVKMQVTLTFACMNLKKLATWKKRRGILPPVFQRFFEKLRFCSENWITEIEKCTLRFA
- a CDS encoding methyl-accepting chemotaxis protein; the encoded protein is MKEKMVRGFVELVQDWHDRVLTLKQRLGSGGTVRKVGLREKLILMLGVWAFLAVAGSLAGLVAMQTANDRLVDMYNQRLVALRQLKVVSDLYTVNIVDSSHKLRNGNLSWPVARQRVTEAQNQLQTAWQAYRAQPRTGEEEQAAIRAELQMNIASMEIQNLQTILLKEDKEQLGRFMIEVLYSSIEPVAVQMSELIDLELVLAKAEYEAAQASHAHWAKLFLALLTAGILVGSVLAVKLLRSLLKQISSTATAVERVAKGDLSGSLAIVATQDELGRLLNGVNVMTENLRGLVQHLAESACQVQDSAKLVEGTVGELSTVSANIAETGQALRGDAALGRETLVEVARSLLELSALVSVAKERAQDAGKRAKETREVAMEGQNRVSLAVNRMEQLHRHTDGARTLVDNLQECSKRISDINRTMTAISSQTKLLSLNAAIEAARSGEAGRGFNVVALEIGKLAELSSGSAAQVAALIRQMTDSSKAVADMMREYGGEVVQGTTIVTQAGDALSNILQAVANTVEDIEDIVSVTTEEVAQSDAIVELIDSLANVIDNSVNRADDLAELLQTNRSSVAVLAAGTEENRELAEQLGQAVAGFHLPDAPETVRNTIEATLREKNNQAVA
- a CDS encoding STAS domain-containing protein; translated protein: MNEHIMLPPDFSGRNATQARNAFLQLVAPGVKKIIADGSRVDAVDAVGLGVLVMTQRRLQKQGGELVLQGMSQPMAVILDKVRLRSSFGVPL